From a region of the Williamsia phyllosphaerae genome:
- a CDS encoding carboxyl transferase domain-containing protein, with product MTRRSAVEVRDLIVDPGSWVGWDEPVTTIPADADYADDLRGAREKTGLDESLMTGAATVRGHRVALVVSEFGFLAGSIGADAGARMTAAIRRATAEGRALVALPASGGTRMQEGTAAFLQMVGITAAVVEHKAAHLPYLVYLRHPTTGGVFASWGSLGHVTLAEPGALIGFLGPRVYEGLYGEAFPDGVQQAENLRVQGLVDIVTPVDNLAEFVDAILRVHRAGIDPAEIDTATITSASDTPTTPATTWDAVIASRREDRPGVRDLVRAVADDVVNLSGTGEGESDRGLLVAMVRLGGRGVVVIGQDRRMQKPGSLLGPSALRVARRGMQLAADLDIPLVTVIDTPGAELSKDAEEGGLAGEIARCLADLIALPVPTVSVLLGEGAGGAALALMPADRVVAASNAWLSPLPPEGASLIVHRDTDHAPEMAQSQGIGAQALLDRGFVDVVVDEKPDAADEPGPFCVRMGAAIVAALGEIERTDAAEVIRSRTERFGRP from the coding sequence ATGACACGACGCAGCGCGGTCGAGGTTCGCGATCTCATCGTCGATCCCGGTAGCTGGGTCGGCTGGGACGAGCCGGTCACGACAATCCCGGCCGACGCCGACTACGCCGACGACCTCCGCGGGGCACGCGAGAAGACCGGGCTCGACGAGTCGTTGATGACCGGCGCCGCAACCGTCCGAGGACATCGCGTGGCCCTGGTGGTCAGCGAATTCGGCTTCCTGGCCGGATCGATCGGCGCGGATGCCGGTGCAAGGATGACCGCCGCCATCAGGCGGGCCACCGCTGAGGGGCGCGCCCTGGTGGCGCTCCCCGCGTCCGGGGGCACCCGGATGCAGGAGGGGACAGCGGCCTTCCTGCAGATGGTCGGGATCACCGCCGCGGTCGTCGAACACAAGGCCGCGCACCTGCCGTACCTGGTGTATCTGCGCCACCCCACCACCGGCGGCGTGTTCGCCTCCTGGGGGTCGCTCGGACACGTGACCCTCGCCGAACCCGGTGCTCTCATCGGATTTCTCGGACCCCGCGTCTACGAAGGGCTCTACGGTGAGGCGTTCCCCGACGGCGTCCAGCAGGCCGAGAACCTGCGGGTGCAGGGGTTGGTCGACATCGTCACGCCGGTGGACAATCTCGCCGAGTTCGTCGACGCGATCCTGCGCGTGCATCGCGCCGGCATCGACCCCGCCGAGATCGACACGGCGACAATCACATCTGCTTCCGACACCCCGACAACGCCCGCGACAACCTGGGATGCGGTGATCGCTTCCCGTCGCGAGGACCGGCCCGGGGTGCGTGATCTTGTCCGGGCGGTGGCCGACGACGTGGTGAACCTCAGCGGGACCGGCGAAGGTGAGAGCGACCGTGGCCTGCTCGTCGCCATGGTCCGCCTCGGCGGTCGGGGAGTGGTCGTCATCGGACAGGACCGACGTATGCAGAAGCCAGGGTCGTTGCTGGGACCGTCGGCGCTCCGCGTCGCACGACGCGGGATGCAACTCGCGGCCGACCTCGACATCCCGCTCGTCACGGTCATCGACACCCCGGGCGCTGAACTCTCGAAGGATGCCGAGGAGGGTGGTCTGGCGGGCGAGATCGCCAGGTGCCTGGCCGATCTCATCGCGCTGCCGGTGCCGACGGTGTCGGTGCTGCTGGGGGAGGGGGCCGGCGGGGCGGCGTTGGCGTTGATGCCGGCCGATCGCGTGGTCGCCGCGTCGAATGCCTGGCTGTCGCCGTTGCCGCCGGAGGGGGCCAGCCTCATCGTCCATCGCGACACCGACCACGCACCGGAGATGGCGCAGAGTCAGGGGATCGGTGCGCAGGCGTTGCTCGACCGCGGCTTCGTAGACGTGGTCGTGGACGAGAAGCCTGATGCCGCAGACGAACCCGGGCCGTTCTGCGTCCGGATGGGTGCCGCGATCGTGGCCGCGCTCGGGGAGATCGAACGGACCGACGCGGCGGAAGTGATCAGATCACGAACCGAACGCTTCGGCCGCCCGTAG